Proteins encoded by one window of Arachis ipaensis cultivar K30076 chromosome B04, Araip1.1, whole genome shotgun sequence:
- the LOC110271089 gene encoding alcohol dehydrogenase-like 7, translating to MPDNTSRMSCRGQRLYHPLSCATWSEYTVIDVNYLVKVDPNINPAHGSFISCGFSTGYGDAWKEAKVESGSSVAIFCLGVVGLGVISVAKMLGATRIIGIDINDMKREKGEAFGMTHFINSSNSNKSPSKFIKELSDGFDVDFHLSALELALFLLNH from the exons ATGCCAGATAACACTTCAAGGATGTCCTGTAGAGGCCAGAGGCTATATCATCCTTTGAGTTGCGCCACGTGGTCCGAGTACACAGTTATCGATGTTAACTACCTTGTTAAGGTTGATCCAAACATTAATCCAGCTCATGGCAGCTTCATCTCATGTGGGTTCTCAACTGGCTATGGAGATGCATGGAAGGAAGCCAAAGTTGAAAGTGGATCAAGTGTTGCTATTTTTTGTCTTGGTGTTGTTGGATTAGGG GTTATAAGTGTAGCAAAAATGTTGGGGGCAACTAGGATAATAGGGATTGACATAAATGATATGAAAAGAGAAAAAGGTGAAGCTTTTGGAATGACTCACTTTATAAATTCAAGTAATTCTAATAAATCTCCTTCAAAATTCATTAAAGAATTGAGTGATGGATTTGATGTGGATTTTCATTTGAGTGCATTGGAGTTGGCCCTTTTCTTACTGAATCATTAG